AATCGGGACCGAAGAGGATTACCACGCGATGATCGACGAGTTGCATCAGCGTGGAATGGGACATCTGCTGGATGTCGTGCCGAATCATATGGGCATCGCTCAGCAGATCAACGCCTGGTGGCAGGATGTGCTTGAGAACGGGCCGAGCTCACGGCATGCGTCGTTTTTCGATATTGATTGGGACCCGCTCAAGATCGAATTGCGGAACAAGGTCCTCCTGCCGATCCTCGGTAATCAATATGGGGTCGTCCTGGAAGACCAAGAGTTACAAATAGAATATCAGGACGGGCGATACATCATCCGCTATTACGAGCATCGACTCCCCGTGGCTCCCAAAGCGTCTGTGCGGATCCTGTCCCATCGCCTTACAGAGCTTGCCGACGCGGAGGGGCCCGAGAGCCCCCATGTGATGGAACTGGAGAGCATCATCACGGCGCTGACGCGCCTACCGCCGCGAGACGCTCGTGACCCAGCGGCGGTCGTCGAGCGGTATCGAGAGAAAGAAGTTGTTCGTCGCCGTCTCTCGGCGTTGCTGGAAAGCAATGCGACGATCCGGCGCTTTCTGGACGAAAACGTGCGACAGATCAACGGGACCAAAGGCGATCCACACAGTTTCGACCTCCTCGATGATCTCTTGAACGATCAGGCGTACCGCCTGGCCGACTGGCGGGTGGCGGCCGAAGAGATCAACTATCGGAGGTTTTTCGATATCAACGAGCTCGCCGCGTTGAGAATGGAAAACCCCGAAGTCTTCGAAGCCACGCATCAGTTGGTCTTTCGATTACTCAAAGAGGGGGCGGTGACCGGGCTTCGGATCGACCATGTCGATGGTCTCTACGACCCGGCCGACTATCTCCAGAAGCTTCAGGAGTGGGTGCGACGCGAATGGCCGGAGGTCGGTGAATCCGAACGCCGTCCGCTGTATCTACTGGTCGAAAAGATCCTTGGTGCCAATGAACGGATTCCCGAGACCTGGGCGGTTCATGGCACCACCGGCTACGAATTTTTGGCCCTCGTGAACGGGCTCTTTGTGAATCGTGCCAATGAACGCGCTGTCGATGCGGCCTATACGCGTTTCGTCGACAATGAGCAACCGTTCGACGAACTGGCCTACCGGTGTAAGCAATTGATCATGAATGTCGCGATGGCGAGCGAGTTGAACGTCTTGGGCCATCAATTGAATCGGTTATCGGAACGGGATCGACGGTCGCAGGACTATACCCTGAATAGCCTCACGCATGCGATCCGGGAGATCATCGCCTGTTTCCCGGTCTACCGGACGTATATTACCGGGGCGCCGGAGGGGATCCTGGATCGAGACCGGGCGTTTATTTGGCAGGCTGTGACGAGGGCCAAACGGCGCAATCCGGCGCTGAGCGGGTCGGTATTCGACTTTGTCCGTGATCTACTCTTGCAACCGGCCGATGTGCACAAGGCCCATGATGAAGAGCGGCTTCGCTTCGTCATGAAGTTTCAACAGACGACGAGTCCGGTCACGGCGAAAGGGATCGAAGATACGGCCTTCTATCGGTACCACCGACTGGTCTCATTGAACGAAGTCGGGGCCGATCCTCAGCACTTTGGCATCACGCCGACGACGGCCCATCAACAGTTGAAGGAACGGCAGGGCCGATGGCCGGCCACCCTGTCAACCACTGCGACGCATGACACCAAGCGAGGCGAGGACGTTCGTATGCGAATCGCGGTGTTGTCCGAGATGCCGAAGCTCTGGAGCCAACGGGTCATGTTGTGGGGCAAGCTTAATCGCAAGTGGAAAGTCTCTGCGGAGCAGGGGCCGGTGCCGAGTGCGGATGATGAATATCTCCTATACCAAACTTTGATCGGGGCCTGGCCGCTGACTCCGCTCGATGAGGAAAGGCATGAAGAGTTTCGCACGAGAATGCAACAGTACATGAACAAGGCGATCAGAGAAGCTAAGGTTCACACGAGTTGGGTCAACCCTGATCCTGAGTACGAAGAGGCCATGGGCCGCTTTGTGGCGAGGATTCTCGATCGATCCGAATCGAAAGACTTCCTCGATGATTTCCTCCCGTTCCAGCGAAGGATCGCGCAGTACGGCATCTACAACTCACTGGCGCAGCTGCTGATCAAGATTACGGCACCAGGCGTCCCGGATTTCTATCAAGGCACGGAGTTCTGGGATCTCAATTTGGTCGATCCGGACAATCGCCGCCCCGTGGACTATGAGTTGAGGCAGACTGTCTTAGCCTCGTTGCGGTCAGCCGGAGACTCGGTGCAAGCCCGGCAGGCCCTCTTGCACGATCTCCTGACGCATCGGGTCGATGGGCGGATCAAGCTGTGGCTCACCACTGAAGGGTTGCGTTACCGCAGAGTGCATGCCGACTTGTTCCAGCAGGGAGAGTACGTGCCGCTCCAGGTCACCGGTGCGAAACGTGAACTCCTCTTTGCGTTCGCTCGCCTTCATGGAGACCAGGCCGTGGTCGTCGTCGTGCCGCGTCTCTTGACGGGAGTGATCGAGGATCCAACGGTGCTTCCGGTCGGTGAACGCGTATGGGGTGATACCAGGGTGATGATGCCGTCGTGGAAAGAAGGATCTCCCTTCCGGAATGTTCTGACGGGGAGTCAATTGGTGACGGTGTCGGACGAGGGGCGACAAAGTATCACCGCTGCAGAGATCCTGAAAGATTGTCCGGTTGCTGTAGTGGAACGCATGGTCTGATTGCTTTGCCGAAGGAGGTCGTCTACGTGGGGGCCAAGACAAAATCGAAACCTGAAACGTGGTCGCCGATCATCATCGAATCGGTGCACCCCGAGGTTGATGGTGGGCGGTATCCGATCAAGCGCGAGGTTGGAGATCGTCTTGAGGTATCCGCAGACATTTTTAAGGAGGGCCACGACGTACTGACCGCCGTGCTCCGATATCGGACGATCAACGAAACAACCTGGCACGAGGCGGTGATGTCGCACGTCGATAATGATCGATGGTCCGGCCATTTCGACCTTCAGGAGAACACGCGCTATCTCTATACCATTGGGGCCTTCACCAACACATTTGAATCATGGCGGCAGGAGGCAATCAAGAAATCGCAGGCGGGGGAGCGCATTGAAAGCGAGCTGCTGGAAGGACGGGCGTTGGTCGAAGGGGCCACGAAACGGGCGACAGGACCGGATAAAGCCAGACTTAGTGAATTGCTGAAGCAATGGCGGTCGTCGGATACACAGGAGGCCCAACTGGCTGTGGCTCTCAGCGAAGAACTCTCATACCTTGTCGAGTGCCATCAGGAACGCACGGCTTGGACCTTGTATGATCGGGAGCTGAAGGTGGTGGTCGATCGTGTCCGTGCGCGCTACGGAGCCTGGTATGAAATCTTCCCCCGTTCACAGGGAACGATCCCGGGCAAAGGTTCGACGTTCAAGGAGTGTGAACAGCGATTGCCGGCGATCAAGGCCATGGGATTCGACGTGCTGTATCTCACGCCGATCCACCCCATCGGCCGCACGAACCGCAAAGGAAAAAACAATTCCCTCACCCCGACTCCGACCGATCCCGGTAGTCCCTATGCGATCGGAAACGAACGGGGCGGCCATGATGCGGTGGAGCCGAGCCTCGGCACGATCGAAGAGTTCGATCGATTCGAGAAAGCTGTCCGCGCGCAGGGAATGGAACTGGCCATGGATTTTGCCATCAATTGCTCGCCGGACCATCCTTACGTCAAAGACCATCCGGAGTGGTTCGCCCATCGGCCGGACGGGACGATCAAGTATGCGGAAAATCCACCCAAGAAGTACCAGGATATCTACAACGTCGACTTTTACTGCAAAGACTGGCTCGGGCTCTGGAACGAGATGAAACGCGTGGTTCTGTTCTGGGCTGATCACGGGGTGAAGATCTTTCGCGTCGACAATCCACATACGAAGCCGGTGGCCTTTTGGGAATGGCTGATCCGTGAAGTGCAAGATCGTCACCCAGACGCCATCTTCTTGTCCGAAGCCTTCACTAGACCCAAAATGATGAAGGTGCTGGCGAAAGCAGGCTTTACTCAATCCTACACCTATTTTACGTGGCGCAATTTCAAGCAGGAACTCACGGACTATCTGATCGAATTGTCGCGCAGTGAGATGAAGGAATATTTCCGGCCGAACTTTTTCACGAATACGCCGGACATTCTGCCGGAGATTCTTCAGCAAGGCGGCCGACCT
The nucleotide sequence above comes from Nitrospira sp.. Encoded proteins:
- the treY gene encoding malto-oligosyltrehalose synthase; amino-acid sequence: IGTEEDYHAMIDELHQRGMGHLLDVVPNHMGIAQQINAWWQDVLENGPSSRHASFFDIDWDPLKIELRNKVLLPILGNQYGVVLEDQELQIEYQDGRYIIRYYEHRLPVAPKASVRILSHRLTELADAEGPESPHVMELESIITALTRLPPRDARDPAAVVERYREKEVVRRRLSALLESNATIRRFLDENVRQINGTKGDPHSFDLLDDLLNDQAYRLADWRVAAEEINYRRFFDINELAALRMENPEVFEATHQLVFRLLKEGAVTGLRIDHVDGLYDPADYLQKLQEWVRREWPEVGESERRPLYLLVEKILGANERIPETWAVHGTTGYEFLALVNGLFVNRANERAVDAAYTRFVDNEQPFDELAYRCKQLIMNVAMASELNVLGHQLNRLSERDRRSQDYTLNSLTHAIREIIACFPVYRTYITGAPEGILDRDRAFIWQAVTRAKRRNPALSGSVFDFVRDLLLQPADVHKAHDEERLRFVMKFQQTTSPVTAKGIEDTAFYRYHRLVSLNEVGADPQHFGITPTTAHQQLKERQGRWPATLSTTATHDTKRGEDVRMRIAVLSEMPKLWSQRVMLWGKLNRKWKVSAEQGPVPSADDEYLLYQTLIGAWPLTPLDEERHEEFRTRMQQYMNKAIREAKVHTSWVNPDPEYEEAMGRFVARILDRSESKDFLDDFLPFQRRIAQYGIYNSLAQLLIKITAPGVPDFYQGTEFWDLNLVDPDNRRPVDYELRQTVLASLRSAGDSVQARQALLHDLLTHRVDGRIKLWLTTEGLRYRRVHADLFQQGEYVPLQVTGAKRELLFAFARLHGDQAVVVVVPRLLTGVIEDPTVLPVGERVWGDTRVMMPSWKEGSPFRNVLTGSQLVTVSDEGRQSITAAEILKDCPVAVVERMV
- a CDS encoding alpha-1,4-glucan--maltose-1-phosphate maltosyltransferase, with the translated sequence MSGCCSGTHGLIALPKEVVYVGAKTKSKPETWSPIIIESVHPEVDGGRYPIKREVGDRLEVSADIFKEGHDVLTAVLRYRTINETTWHEAVMSHVDNDRWSGHFDLQENTRYLYTIGAFTNTFESWRQEAIKKSQAGERIESELLEGRALVEGATKRATGPDKARLSELLKQWRSSDTQEAQLAVALSEELSYLVECHQERTAWTLYDRELKVVVDRVRARYGAWYEIFPRSQGTIPGKGSTFKECEQRLPAIKAMGFDVLYLTPIHPIGRTNRKGKNNSLTPTPTDPGSPYAIGNERGGHDAVEPSLGTIEEFDRFEKAVRAQGMELAMDFAINCSPDHPYVKDHPEWFAHRPDGTIKYAENPPKKYQDIYNVDFYCKDWLGLWNEMKRVVLFWADHGVKIFRVDNPHTKPVAFWEWLIREVQDRHPDAIFLSEAFTRPKMMKVLAKAGFTQSYTYFTWRNFKQELTDYLIELSRSEMKEYFRPNFFTNTPDILPEILQQGGRPAFKFRLVLAATLSPSYGIYSGYELCENRALPGKEEYVDSEKYEIAVWDWDRPGHIVDYVTLLNRIRRDNPALHELENLEFYESSNDQVLFYGKSTVDKKNAVLVAVSLSPFQSHEAHLRIPIAALGIKADETYQLHNVITDQRDLMTGESYMLRLDPQVEPAAIFVVRRWTHREQEFDYFF